One Verrucomicrobiota bacterium genomic window carries:
- a CDS encoding DUF1080 domain-containing protein has protein sequence MKTIFATLALTLLTGPVLVAAEANNTLTDSEKKAGWRLLFDGKSLDGWRTYRAGGTIGKGWVVEDGILKKIAKTPGGDIMTTTPVEGDFEVSWEWRIAKNGNNGLKYFITEARKAAIGHEYQLLDDDGHPDGKVGPHRQTACLYDVLPPKEGKPINAVGEWNTSRVVVKGSRVEHWLNGAKVLEYELGSDSLKAAIAKSKFKNVGDFGTKVAGHILLTDHSDECWFRNVKLRAAR, from the coding sequence ATGAAAACCATCTTCGCCACCCTCGCGCTCACGCTGCTCACCGGACCTGTCTTGGTTGCCGCTGAGGCCAACAACACCCTCACCGACTCCGAGAAGAAGGCCGGCTGGCGGCTGCTCTTCGACGGCAAGTCACTCGACGGCTGGCGCACGTATCGCGCCGGCGGCACCATCGGCAAAGGCTGGGTCGTCGAGGACGGCATCCTCAAGAAAATCGCGAAGACTCCCGGCGGCGACATCATGACCACGACGCCGGTCGAGGGGGATTTCGAAGTCTCGTGGGAGTGGCGCATCGCGAAGAACGGAAACAACGGCCTCAAATACTTCATCACCGAGGCGCGCAAGGCGGCCATCGGCCACGAATACCAGCTCCTCGATGACGACGGCCACCCCGACGGCAAAGTTGGTCCGCACCGCCAGACCGCGTGCCTTTACGACGTGCTGCCGCCCAAGGAAGGCAAGCCCATCAACGCCGTCGGTGAATGGAACACCTCACGCGTCGTGGTCAAAGGCTCGCGCGTCGAGCACTGGCTCAACGGCGCCAAGGTGCTCGAATACGAACTGGGAAGCGACTCGCTCAAGGCCGCCATCGCGAAGAGCAAGTTCAAGAACGTGGGCGACTTTGGGACCAAGGTCGCGGGCCACATCCTGCTCACCGACCACAGCGACGAGTGCTGGTTCCGCAACGTGAAACTGCGGGCGGCCAGGTAG
- a CDS encoding YceI family protein — protein sequence MKMTILRLLLAAAVLAAVSTRAADKAVRYEGQPGGKIKIDGTSSVHDWTVETQIIGGFLEVDAAFDADFKAFKKPKVEVSIPIRSLKSGKKPMDTVMQETMKMGEHPKIEYRLIDMSPRPGAEAAKAQFEARGALTVAGVTRTNTMVVTLQHVDAKTIKVTGTAAVKMTDHGMKPPAPALALGLIKTGDDVKLTIEWLTARVEGEKK from the coding sequence ATGAAGATGACGATTCTCCGACTTCTCCTCGCCGCCGCGGTTCTCGCCGCGGTTTCCACACGCGCTGCCGACAAGGCTGTTCGCTACGAAGGCCAGCCCGGCGGGAAGATCAAGATCGACGGCACCTCAAGCGTCCACGACTGGACGGTCGAAACGCAAATCATTGGCGGGTTCCTCGAGGTCGACGCGGCGTTCGACGCGGACTTCAAGGCGTTCAAGAAGCCGAAGGTCGAGGTGTCCATCCCCATCCGCTCGCTCAAGAGCGGCAAGAAGCCGATGGACACCGTGATGCAGGAAACGATGAAGATGGGCGAGCATCCGAAGATCGAATACCGCCTGATCGACATGTCGCCGCGGCCGGGCGCCGAGGCGGCCAAGGCGCAATTCGAGGCCCGCGGCGCGCTCACCGTCGCCGGCGTCACCCGGACGAACACGATGGTGGTCACCCTTCAGCACGTGGACGCCAAAACCATCAAGGTCACAGGCACGGCGGCTGTGAAGATGACGGACCACGGGATGAAACCGCCCGCGCCCGCGCTGGCGCTCGGCCTGATCAAGACGGGCGATGACGTGAAGCTCACCATCGAGTGGCTCACGGCCCGGGTCGAGGGCGAGAAGAAGTAG
- a CDS encoding cytochrome c, whose protein sequence is MNPDPQSSAPLPELPEPTFGKAGLPMWPVLMLAALFFGGQLYLETYGGGFRADVYAETLKTPPPTGDLSEEEKLMLRGAEVYKLCSACHQPNGMGTPGQFPPLAGSDWVLAEGPNRVIRIVLDGVQGPIKVKVKDAVTEWNNAMVPWRDPLSDADIAAVTTFIRRNKDWGHNASLVKPAQVKAIREATSAQAGRNYSADELLKVPEQ, encoded by the coding sequence ATGAACCCCGACCCGCAATCCAGCGCGCCGCTGCCTGAACTGCCGGAACCGACCTTCGGCAAGGCCGGCCTGCCGATGTGGCCCGTGTTGATGCTCGCGGCGCTGTTTTTTGGCGGGCAGCTCTACCTGGAGACCTACGGCGGCGGCTTCCGCGCGGACGTTTACGCCGAGACACTCAAGACACCGCCGCCGACGGGCGACCTTTCCGAGGAGGAGAAGCTGATGCTGCGCGGCGCGGAGGTATACAAGCTGTGTTCCGCGTGCCACCAGCCGAACGGCATGGGGACGCCCGGCCAGTTCCCGCCGCTTGCGGGCTCCGATTGGGTGCTCGCCGAGGGACCGAACCGCGTCATCCGCATCGTGCTCGACGGCGTGCAAGGTCCGATCAAGGTCAAGGTCAAGGACGCCGTCACCGAGTGGAACAACGCGATGGTGCCGTGGCGCGACCCGCTTTCGGACGCCGACATCGCCGCCGTCACGACGTTCATCCGCCGCAACAAGGACTGGGGCCACAACGCCTCGCTGGTGAAGCCCGCCCAGGTCAAGGCCATCCGCGAGGCGACCAGCGCGCAGGCCGGCCGCAACTATTCCGCGGACGAACTGCTGAAGGTGCCCGAGCAATAA